In Stenotrophomonas sp. 610A2, one DNA window encodes the following:
- the ahcY gene encoding adenosylhomocysteinase, with protein sequence MNAVAATFSQEGDYKIRDISLSDWGRKELDIAEHEMPGLMSIRRKYQAELPLKGVRVTGSLHMTIQTAVLIETLKDIGAEVRWASCNIFSTQDHAAAAIAATGTPVFAWKGESLEEYWDCTLDALTFTLADGTLTGPELVVDDGGDVTLLIHKGYELENGSNWVNEPASSHEEQVIKNLLKRVATERPGYWGRVVKDWKGVSEETTTGVHRLYQLAQAGTLLIPAINVNDSVTKSKFDNLYGCRESLADGLKRAMDVMLAGKVAVVCGYGDVGKGCAASLRAYGARVVVTEIDPICALQAAMEGYEVNTIESTLGRADLYVTTTGNKDIIRIEHLSAMKDQAIVCNIGHFDNEIQVDALVGYKGVQHVNIKPQVDKYIFPNGNAIFLLAEGRLVNLGCATGHPSFVMSNSFANQTLAQIDLWANKDSYENKVYLLPKKLDEEVARLHLEKIGVKLTTLSQDQADYIGVPVDGPFKPDHYRY encoded by the coding sequence ATGAACGCTGTTGCCGCTACCTTCTCGCAGGAAGGTGATTACAAGATCCGCGATATCTCGCTGTCCGATTGGGGCCGCAAGGAACTGGACATCGCCGAGCACGAAATGCCGGGCCTGATGTCGATCCGCCGCAAGTACCAGGCCGAGCTGCCGCTGAAGGGCGTGCGCGTGACCGGCTCGCTGCACATGACCATCCAGACCGCGGTACTGATCGAAACCCTGAAGGACATCGGCGCCGAAGTGCGTTGGGCCTCGTGCAACATCTTCTCGACCCAGGACCACGCTGCCGCCGCGATTGCCGCCACCGGCACGCCGGTGTTCGCATGGAAGGGCGAGTCGCTGGAAGAATACTGGGACTGCACCCTGGACGCGCTGACCTTCACCCTGGCCGACGGCACCCTGACCGGTCCGGAGCTGGTGGTCGACGACGGCGGCGACGTCACCCTGCTGATCCACAAGGGCTACGAGCTCGAGAACGGCAGCAACTGGGTCAATGAGCCGGCTTCCTCGCACGAAGAACAGGTCATCAAGAACCTGCTCAAGCGCGTTGCAACCGAGCGCCCGGGTTACTGGGGCCGCGTGGTCAAGGATTGGAAGGGCGTCTCCGAAGAGACCACCACCGGCGTGCACCGCCTGTACCAGCTGGCCCAGGCCGGCACCCTGCTGATCCCGGCGATCAACGTCAACGACTCGGTCACCAAGAGCAAGTTCGACAACCTGTACGGCTGCCGCGAGTCGCTGGCCGATGGCCTGAAGCGCGCGATGGACGTGATGCTGGCCGGCAAGGTTGCCGTGGTCTGCGGCTACGGCGACGTCGGCAAGGGTTGCGCCGCTTCGCTGCGTGCCTACGGCGCGCGCGTGGTGGTCACCGAGATCGACCCGATCTGCGCCCTGCAGGCCGCGATGGAAGGCTACGAGGTCAACACCATCGAATCCACCCTGGGCCGTGCTGACCTGTACGTCACCACCACCGGCAACAAGGACATCATCCGCATCGAGCACCTGAGCGCGATGAAGGACCAGGCCATCGTCTGCAACATTGGTCACTTCGACAATGAAATCCAGGTTGATGCGCTGGTGGGCTACAAGGGCGTGCAGCACGTCAACATCAAGCCGCAGGTGGACAAGTACATCTTCCCGAACGGCAACGCGATCTTCCTGCTGGCCGAAGGCCGCCTGGTCAACCTCGGCTGCGCCACCGGCCACCCGAGCTTCGTAATGTCCAACTCGTTCGCCAACCAGACGCTCGCACAGATCGACCTGTGGGCGAACAAGGACAGCTACGAGAACAAGGTGTACCTGCTGCCGAAGAAGCTGGACGAAGAAGTTGCCCGTCTGCACCTGGAAAAGATCGGCGTGAAGCTGACCACCCTGAGCCAGGACCAGGCCGACTACATCGGCGTGCCGGTCGACGGCCCGTTCAAGCCGGACCACTACCGCTACTGA
- a CDS encoding GyrI-like domain-containing protein, with amino-acid sequence MQPTLIERPAFNVIGMEAIFREGEDGYAELWQRFIPRENEVAGKIDPVVSYGVCIPQADGTLRYITGFEVSEEAVIPEGMVRVQVPAQRYAVYTHTGTAPQISATFQEIYDHLLAEHGLQAKDGIDLERYDARFDDPFDPESQMELHIPIH; translated from the coding sequence ATGCAACCCACCCTCATCGAGCGCCCGGCCTTCAACGTCATCGGCATGGAAGCAATCTTCCGCGAAGGCGAAGATGGCTATGCCGAACTCTGGCAACGCTTCATCCCGCGCGAGAATGAAGTCGCCGGCAAGATCGATCCCGTCGTCAGCTACGGCGTCTGCATACCGCAGGCCGACGGCACGCTGCGCTACATCACCGGTTTCGAGGTGAGCGAGGAAGCGGTCATCCCGGAAGGCATGGTCCGCGTCCAGGTTCCCGCGCAACGCTATGCCGTTTATACCCACACTGGCACTGCGCCGCAGATCAGCGCAACGTTCCAGGAAATCTACGATCACCTGCTGGCCGAGCACGGCCTACAGGCAAAAGACGGCATTGACCTGGAGCGCTACGACGCACGCTTTGACGACCCGTTCGATCCAGAATCGCAGATGGAACTGCATATCCCGATCCATTGA
- a CDS encoding DUF4287 domain-containing protein gives MTSSEKVQGPASYFPSIEKTYGKPIKHWLQQLETVKDKKHMEQVAFLKEQHNIGHGHANALVAYQRAQSGS, from the coding sequence ATGACCAGCAGCGAAAAAGTCCAAGGTCCGGCATCGTATTTCCCGTCCATCGAGAAGACTTACGGCAAACCGATAAAGCACTGGCTGCAGCAGTTGGAGACGGTCAAGGACAAGAAGCACATGGAACAGGTGGCCTTCCTGAAAGAACAACACAACATCGGCCACGGCCATGCCAACGCACTGGTCGCTTACCAGCGGGCGCAGAGCGGAAGCTGA
- a CDS encoding S9 family peptidase yields MNLSPHRRRRASAALVLCAGLLLAVPPVMALTPPVAQKGAQQGEGYRLPSAALQAVVDAPRAPTLYLSPRRDLTALLQTPALPSIAQVAAPELKLAGLRINPKTVSDSRFSFGSKLWLASTSDGKERQISGLPQPLAVASLAWSADQKYLAFNQVNPATGSNELWLVDVETASARRVAERLNSIVGNGYAWLPGGDALLVMQRPAGQGEPPHGDGVPTGPAVQQTEAGKGVRSVRTYQDLLKNEDDARLFEYYMQAQPVRVAINGDTTPVGAVGIYLGLSASPDGRYLLSQRVQRPFSYAVPVSSFPRNIEVLDAQGKLVHTVARLPLVDGLPTGNDAVPTGVRSISWRADAPASLVWAEAQDGGDPSREAKVRDAVLLQAAPFDKPPVTLAQLGSRYAGVTWANGELALLDEYWWKNRQVKQWKIAPDHLDQAATLLVQRSEDDRYSDPGEPVLHTDAAGRSRLQLSADGNSFYRIGEGASAEGDRPFLDRVELASGKSERVFQSQAPYYEMPLSISEGEGGRILTYRESNDVPANLIARTLAADAQPVELTHFAHPLPALRGVKKEQIRYKRADGVELTADLLLPPGYDAKKDGPRPVLMWAYPAEFKSAADASQVSGSQYRFNAISYWGPQAFLAKGYVVLNNPTMPIVGEGDTEPNDTYVQQLVASAQAAVDEVVKRGVGDRERIAVGGHSYGAFMTANLLAHTRLFKAGIARSGAYNRTLTPFGFQAEERNYWQAQDVYQKMSPFNYADKIKDPILFIHGVDDNNSGTFPIQSERMFAAVKGLGGTSRLVMLPNESHGYRARESIMTMLAESEDWLDRWLGAEAGKKR; encoded by the coding sequence ATGAACCTGTCTCCCCACCGCCGTCGCCGCGCTTCAGCCGCGCTGGTGCTGTGTGCCGGCCTGCTGCTGGCTGTACCCCCGGTCATGGCGCTGACCCCGCCTGTGGCGCAGAAGGGCGCCCAGCAGGGTGAAGGCTACCGGCTGCCGTCGGCTGCGCTGCAGGCCGTGGTGGATGCCCCGCGTGCGCCCACCCTGTACCTGTCGCCCAGGCGCGACCTGACTGCGCTGCTGCAGACCCCGGCGCTGCCGTCGATCGCCCAGGTCGCGGCCCCGGAGCTGAAGCTGGCTGGCCTGCGCATCAACCCCAAGACCGTGTCAGACAGTCGCTTCTCGTTCGGCAGCAAGCTGTGGTTGGCGTCCACAAGTGACGGCAAGGAGCGCCAGATCAGCGGCCTGCCGCAGCCGCTGGCGGTGGCCTCGTTGGCGTGGTCGGCGGACCAGAAGTATCTGGCCTTCAATCAGGTGAACCCGGCGACAGGTAGCAATGAGCTGTGGTTGGTGGATGTGGAGACCGCGAGTGCGCGACGCGTGGCCGAGCGCCTGAACAGCATCGTTGGCAATGGCTACGCCTGGTTGCCGGGCGGCGACGCACTGTTGGTGATGCAGCGCCCCGCCGGGCAGGGGGAGCCGCCGCATGGCGACGGTGTGCCGACCGGGCCGGCGGTTCAGCAGACCGAGGCCGGCAAGGGCGTGCGGTCGGTACGTACCTACCAGGACCTGTTGAAGAACGAGGACGACGCGCGACTGTTCGAGTACTACATGCAGGCGCAGCCGGTGCGGGTGGCAATCAACGGCGACACCACACCCGTGGGCGCTGTTGGCATCTATCTGGGTCTGTCGGCCTCGCCGGATGGCAGGTATCTGTTGAGCCAGCGCGTGCAGCGGCCGTTCTCTTATGCGGTGCCGGTCAGCAGCTTCCCGCGCAACATCGAAGTGCTGGATGCGCAGGGCAAGCTGGTGCACACGGTGGCGCGCCTGCCTCTGGTGGATGGCCTGCCGACCGGCAACGATGCAGTCCCCACCGGCGTACGTTCGATCAGCTGGCGTGCCGATGCACCGGCCTCGCTGGTATGGGCTGAGGCACAGGACGGTGGCGACCCGTCGCGCGAGGCCAAGGTACGTGATGCGGTGCTGCTGCAGGCGGCGCCGTTCGACAAGCCGCCGGTGACGCTGGCACAGCTTGGTTCGCGCTACGCAGGTGTTACCTGGGCCAATGGCGAGCTGGCGCTGCTGGATGAGTATTGGTGGAAGAACCGTCAGGTGAAGCAGTGGAAGATCGCCCCGGATCATCTCGATCAGGCGGCAACCTTGCTGGTCCAGCGTTCGGAAGACGACCGCTACAGCGACCCGGGTGAGCCGGTGTTGCACACCGATGCTGCTGGCCGTTCGCGGCTGCAGCTGAGCGCCGATGGCAACAGTTTCTACCGTATCGGCGAGGGCGCGTCGGCCGAAGGTGATCGTCCGTTCTTGGACCGCGTTGAGCTTGCCAGCGGCAAGAGCGAGCGCGTGTTCCAGTCGCAGGCGCCGTACTACGAAATGCCCTTGAGCATCAGCGAAGGCGAGGGTGGCCGCATCCTCACCTACCGTGAATCCAACGACGTACCGGCCAACCTGATCGCCCGTACCTTGGCGGCAGATGCGCAGCCGGTTGAACTCACTCACTTTGCCCATCCGTTGCCGGCATTGCGTGGTGTGAAGAAGGAGCAGATCCGCTACAAGCGTGCCGACGGTGTCGAACTCACCGCCGACCTGCTGCTGCCGCCGGGCTATGACGCCAAGAAGGACGGTCCGCGTCCGGTGCTGATGTGGGCCTACCCGGCCGAGTTCAAATCCGCCGCCGATGCCAGCCAGGTCAGTGGCTCGCAGTACCGCTTCAACGCCATCAGTTACTGGGGCCCGCAGGCCTTCCTCGCCAAAGGCTACGTGGTGCTGAACAACCCGACCATGCCGATCGTTGGCGAAGGCGACACCGAACCGAATGACACCTATGTGCAGCAGCTGGTTGCCAGTGCACAGGCGGCGGTCGATGAAGTGGTGAAGCGCGGTGTTGGTGATCGTGAGCGCATCGCAGTGGGTGGCCATTCCTACGGCGCCTTCATGACCGCGAACCTGCTGGCGCATACGCGACTGTTCAAGGCAGGCATCGCGCGTTCCGGCGCGTACAACCGCACGCTGACGCCGTTCGGCTTCCAGGCCGAAGAGCGCAACTACTGGCAGGCGCAGGATGTGTACCAGAAGATGTCGCCGTTCAATTACGCCGACAAGATCAAGGACCCGATCCTGTTCATCCACGGCGTTGACGATAACAACTCCGGTACCTTCCCGATCCAGAGCGAGCGCATGTTCGCCGCGGTGAAGGGCTTGGGTGGCACCTCGCGGCTGGTGATGCTGCCGAACGAATCGCATGGCTACCGCGCACGCGAATCGATCATGACCATGCTGGCTGAAAGCGAAGACTGGCTGGACCGCTGGTTGGGTGCTGAAGCCGGCAAGAAGCGCTGA